From the genome of Candidatus Methylomirabilota bacterium:
TTCAGACGCCCACTAGGCTTCACCGCCGTCGTCGTCAGGGCGGTTTTGAGGTCCGCCCCCGTGAGGTCCGGCTTCTTCTCCTTGACGAGGGCGGCGCATCCGGCCACGATCGCCGACGCGGCCGAGGTGCCCTGCATCGAGAACTGGGCGTGGAACTTCAAGGGCAGCAGGATTATTGGCGACGGCTCATATTCGGTGTCCGCCGTGCTCACATTCTGCCCCGGCGCCCAGATGGCGCCACGCTTGTCGTTGTAGGGCACCTCCTGGCCCCCCACTTTGTCGAGCGTCATGGCGGCGACGGCGATGACATTGCTGAGCTTCGTCCAGTCCGGAAGCGGATAGGCGCTGTCGTCCCAGACCGACGCGACCACGAACAGGATTCCCTTTTGGGTGGGGTGAGTGCCAGCGCCGGTGACGAGCTTCTTGAGGCGCTCGTGCACGTCAGGCGTGCTGGCGGGATAGCCGCCGAGCGCGATGAGGATGACGTCCGGCGTCTTGGCGATCGCCGCCGTGACCCCGTTCACGAGCGAATCAGCCGACACCAGCCCGCAGTCGATCTTGACAGGGAATAGCGCCGCGGCCGGCGCCACACCCTGGGTGATGGGGAGATGACCGAGAGCCGGATCGGGGCCGGGGTCTTTGCCCAGCGCAATCCCCGCGAGCTGCGTTCCGTGGCCGTTCGAGTCCCTGGTGTCGGCGCTGTTGCTCCCGCACGTCGCGACGCCGGGCAGCAAGACCTTCGCCAGATCCTCGTGGTCCGTCGCCAC
Proteins encoded in this window:
- a CDS encoding S8/S53 family peptidase is translated as MTRYRRGVWLVVVGALSLLLTACATTMKESTVGTWSYVNTDLGPFWWYDFLELGVVHKRATGIDRTIAIVDTGVATDHEDLAKVLLPGVATCGSNSADTRDSNGHGTQLAGIALGKDPGPDPALGHLPITQGVAPAAALFPVKIDCGLVSADSLVNGVTAAIAKTPDVILIALGGYPASTPDVHERLKKLVTGAGTHPTQKGILFVVASVWDDSAYPLPDWTKLSNVIAVAAMTLDKVGGQEVPYNDKRGAIWAPGQNVSTADTEYEPSPIILLPLKFHAQFSMQGTSAASAIVAGCAALVKEKKPDLTGADLKTALTTTAVKPSGRLNCNEAVPK